The proteins below are encoded in one region of Clostridium fermenticellae:
- a CDS encoding AI-2E family transporter, producing MDFLKELWSKESFKRFLFFIGLIFIFYLCRSLINLFLLTFLFTYLMNSLHEFVIRHLKKVTPIREKIVTICLYLILFTSIVLIIVNYIPLLITQSKYLINQASDINTTQIHSSNVIQQYINSALDQINLNNYLKSGVNVTIQLATNIGKWGAYAFIAIMLSLFFMLEKKKIITFLSKFEDSKISGIYKYFCFFGNNFLNSFGKVIQAQIIIAFVNTILSVIVLFILNFPQLITIGFMIYILSLIPVAGVIISLVPLSIIAFKIGGLTKVIYVLIMVAVLHLIESYILNPKLMSSKVHLPIFFTFVILIASEHFIGFWGLLIGIPLVMFILDLLDVKLK from the coding sequence GTGGATTTTTTAAAAGAACTTTGGTCAAAGGAATCCTTTAAAAGATTTTTATTTTTTATTGGTTTGATATTTATATTTTACCTTTGCAGATCATTAATAAATTTATTTTTACTGACATTTTTGTTTACTTATCTTATGAACAGTCTTCATGAATTTGTTATAAGACATTTAAAAAAAGTTACACCTATAAGAGAAAAGATAGTAACTATTTGTCTTTATCTTATTTTATTTACATCTATTGTACTTATAATTGTAAACTATATACCACTGCTCATAACTCAAAGCAAATATCTCATAAATCAAGCTTCAGATATAAACACAACACAAATACATAGTTCAAATGTGATACAACAATATATTAATAGTGCCCTTGACCAAATTAATTTAAACAACTATCTTAAATCTGGAGTAAATGTAACAATACAATTGGCTACTAATATAGGCAAATGGGGTGCATATGCTTTTATTGCAATTATGCTCAGTCTATTTTTCATGCTTGAAAAGAAAAAAATCATAACCTTTTTAAGTAAATTTGAAGACAGTAAGATATCCGGAATTTACAAATATTTTTGTTTTTTCGGCAATAATTTCTTAAACTCATTCGGTAAGGTCATACAGGCTCAAATAATAATTGCATTTGTAAATACAATATTATCAGTTATAGTACTTTTTATTTTAAATTTTCCGCAGCTTATAACTATTGGTTTTATGATATACATTTTAAGTTTAATACCAGTAGCTGGCGTCATAATTTCCTTAGTTCCACTTTCAATTATAGCTTTTAAAATAGGTGGCCTTACTAAAGTTATATATGTACTTATAATGGTTGCTGTACTTCATTTAATAGAAAGTTATATTTTAAATCCAAAACTAATGTCATCAAAAGTACATTTACCTATTTTCTTTACATTTGTAATATTAATAGCCTCAGAACACTTTATAGGATTTTGGGGATTATTAATAGGTATACCTCTTGTAATGTTCATACTAGACCTTCTTGATGTAAAACTTAAATAA
- a CDS encoding sigma-54 interaction domain-containing protein has protein sequence MVDQIRDELQEIAETIKAIMGIDITIMDKNLLRIAGTGELKEKVGYIGPKNSVFQKCVLTGEPYFVKNPGECSECITCEIKNECDEKAEFCLPIIIDGKVEGAMAMIIFDESQKEGFLKKIDSYRDFEKRLSSLISSRISEKNFSSKLEYKSKELLTVIDSVNEGIIIIDGQNKILNLNKYIKEKFNLKKQSAIGSDLKSIIPYRIVDKFKKSNYVIEEEQITIEKERKRYDFLLSVKPIRVNGIFSGSVITFKDFNKLQRSVLKINEKHSIFTFNNIIGDSLIFSKVIEQAKQISKQNVPVLLLGESGTGKELFARAIHFESYRKSEVFMTINCGAIPESLVESELFGYEKGAFTGASSNGKIGKFEIAKDGTIFLDEIGDLPLHMQVKLLRVLEEKEIMRVGGVNTIKVNPRIIAATNRNLYKMVEKNEFRRDLFYRLNVIPINIPSLRERKNDILQLANYFLNRYNKIYGKNIMGFDRLAEKAMLEYSWPGNVRELQNLIEYAINFETHDVITLGTISNRILNDRNNADDNKTLKNMVDEFEKQVILKYMKLYGNNTDSKKLIAKKLNISTATLYRKLED, from the coding sequence ATGGTAGATCAGATACGGGATGAACTTCAAGAAATAGCTGAAACTATAAAAGCTATTATGGGAATAGATATTACTATTATGGATAAAAATTTATTAAGAATAGCTGGAACGGGTGAGTTAAAAGAAAAAGTAGGATATATTGGCCCTAAAAATTCAGTATTTCAAAAATGTGTTTTAACTGGGGAACCTTATTTTGTTAAGAACCCAGGAGAGTGCAGTGAATGTATTACATGTGAAATAAAAAATGAATGTGATGAAAAAGCCGAATTCTGCTTACCTATAATAATAGATGGAAAAGTAGAAGGCGCTATGGCTATGATAATTTTTGATGAATCACAGAAGGAAGGGTTCTTGAAAAAAATAGACAGCTATAGAGATTTTGAAAAAAGATTGAGTAGTCTTATATCATCTCGCATAAGTGAGAAAAATTTTAGCAGTAAACTTGAATATAAATCTAAAGAATTATTAACGGTTATAGACTCTGTTAATGAAGGAATTATAATAATAGATGGGCAAAACAAAATATTGAATTTAAATAAGTATATAAAAGAAAAGTTTAACCTAAAAAAACAGAGTGCAATAGGAAGTGATTTAAAATCCATAATTCCTTATAGAATTGTAGATAAATTTAAAAAGAGTAATTATGTAATTGAAGAAGAACAGATAACTATAGAAAAAGAAAGAAAAAGGTACGATTTTTTACTTTCGGTAAAGCCTATAAGAGTAAACGGTATCTTTTCAGGAAGTGTTATAACATTCAAAGATTTTAATAAACTTCAGAGATCAGTTTTAAAAATAAATGAGAAGCATTCGATATTTACCTTTAATAATATAATAGGGGACAGTTTGATTTTCTCAAAGGTTATTGAACAGGCAAAACAAATATCAAAACAGAATGTACCTGTATTATTATTAGGTGAAAGTGGAACCGGAAAAGAACTTTTTGCAAGGGCAATTCATTTTGAGAGCTACAGGAAGAGTGAAGTTTTTATGACTATAAATTGCGGTGCAATTCCAGAAAGTTTAGTTGAAAGTGAATTATTCGGATATGAAAAAGGAGCATTCACCGGAGCCAGCAGCAATGGTAAGATTGGTAAATTTGAAATAGCTAAAGACGGAACTATTTTCTTGGATGAAATAGGAGATTTACCACTGCATATGCAAGTAAAACTCTTAAGAGTACTTGAAGAAAAGGAAATCATGAGAGTTGGAGGAGTGAATACAATAAAGGTAAATCCGAGAATAATAGCTGCAACAAATAGGAATTTATATAAAATGGTAGAAAAGAATGAGTTTAGGAGGGACCTATTTTATAGATTAAATGTTATTCCAATTAATATACCATCACTTAGAGAGAGAAAAAATGACATTTTGCAGCTTGCAAACTATTTTTTAAATAGATATAATAAAATCTATGGAAAAAATATAATGGGATTTGATAGGCTGGCAGAGAAGGCGATGCTTGAGTATTCCTGGCCCGGAAATGTCAGGGAACTTCAGAATTTAATAGAATATGCTATAAATTTTGAAACGCATGATGTAATAACCCTTGGTACAATATCAAATAGAATATTGAATGATAGAAATAATGCAGATGACAATAAAACACTAAAAAATATGGTAGATGAATTTGAAAAGCAAGTGATATTGAAATATATGAAATTATATGGAAATAATACTGATTCGAAAAAATTAATAGCTAAAAAACTTAATATAAGTACAGCAACTCTTTATAGAAAACTTGAGGACTGA
- a CDS encoding TerC family protein, with product MDVLLASIMGALQITLLDIVLSGDNIGVIALATKNLPPKHAKLVSIIGVFAAVILRIIFTCFVSYILMIQWLPIKLIGGLLLLKITWNFIKSGNEESTAHVNSSNKFMSAIINIIVADATMSLDNVLAIAGAAHGNVVLIIFGLLLNIPIIFFGSQYVAKLMQKYPIVTYIGGAILAHTSFKMLLEDNFIASFTPDIMEFIIPFAAAILTLIYGMYILNNLKEHKV from the coding sequence ATGGATGTTTTATTAGCCTCAATAATGGGAGCGCTTCAAATTACATTATTAGATATAGTTTTAAGTGGTGATAACATAGGAGTAATAGCATTAGCCACTAAAAACCTACCACCAAAACATGCAAAACTAGTCTCTATTATAGGAGTATTTGCTGCTGTAATTTTGAGAATTATATTTACATGTTTTGTATCATATATTCTAATGATTCAGTGGCTTCCAATAAAATTAATTGGCGGATTACTTCTATTAAAAATAACATGGAATTTTATAAAATCAGGTAATGAAGAGTCTACGGCACATGTAAATTCATCTAATAAATTTATGAGCGCAATAATAAATATAATAGTAGCAGATGCAACAATGAGCCTTGATAATGTACTTGCTATAGCTGGTGCCGCACATGGTAATGTAGTACTTATAATATTTGGCCTTCTACTAAATATACCAATAATATTCTTTGGAAGCCAATATGTAGCAAAACTTATGCAAAAATACCCAATAGTAACTTATATTGGTGGAGCGATTCTTGCACATACTTCATTTAAGATGTTATTAGAAGACAATTTTATAGCATCATTTACACCTGATATAATGGAATTCATAATACCATTTGCAGCCGCTATTTTAACATTAATATATGGTATGTATATATTAAATAATCTAAAAGAGCATAAGGTTTGA
- a CDS encoding AEC family transporter: MIIFNALESILSIIIMITVGCILTYKKWFDQKTAAIFTKVVCGLSLPCLMISDIIGNLDKEKLTHLGKGVIIPFSSMAVTYLIAIVVSKLIKVRKGRIGTFRSMFFVSNSIFIGLPVNMALFGNKSIPYVLIYYIANTTFFWTIGSYGICADGESNEGKHANIFSKETLKRIFSAPLIGFIIAIILVIFNIHIPKFALDTCKYFGNLTTPLSMLFIGITLYSFKLDSLKIDKDMVFVLIGRFIVSPILIFISAYYWPVPVLMKKVFVIQAAMPVMTNTAIVARNYNADYKYATVMTVITTILSAVVIPIYMVILG; encoded by the coding sequence ATGATTATATTTAATGCTTTAGAAAGTATACTTAGTATAATAATAATGATTACTGTAGGATGTATTCTTACATATAAGAAATGGTTTGACCAAAAGACAGCAGCTATTTTTACAAAAGTAGTATGTGGATTATCACTTCCTTGTCTTATGATATCCGATATAATAGGGAACCTTGATAAAGAAAAATTAACGCATCTTGGAAAAGGAGTTATAATTCCATTTTCATCGATGGCTGTTACATATCTAATAGCCATCGTTGTATCTAAACTTATTAAGGTTAGGAAAGGCAGAATAGGAACGTTTAGATCTATGTTTTTTGTATCAAATTCTATATTTATAGGACTTCCAGTAAATATGGCTTTATTTGGAAACAAGAGTATACCATATGTACTTATTTATTACATAGCTAATACAACATTTTTTTGGACAATAGGAAGCTATGGCATATGTGCGGATGGAGAAAGCAATGAAGGAAAACATGCAAATATTTTTTCAAAAGAAACTTTAAAGAGAATATTTTCAGCACCATTGATTGGTTTTATTATTGCAATAATACTTGTGATATTCAATATACATATACCCAAATTTGCACTTGATACATGTAAATATTTTGGAAATTTAACAACACCGCTTTCAATGTTGTTTATAGGTATAACACTGTACTCCTTTAAATTAGATAGCTTAAAAATTGATAAAGATATGGTGTTTGTACTTATTGGAAGGTTTATAGTATCACCAATCCTAATATTTATATCAGCATATTATTGGCCAGTACCTGTTTTGATGAAAAAGGTTTTTGTTATACAAGCTGCTATGCCGGTAATGACAAATACAGCTATAGTTGCCAGGAACTATAATGCGGATTATAAATATGCAACAGTAATGACTGTAATTACAACAATTTTAAGTGCTGTAGTAATACCTATTTATATGGTGATACTTGGATAA
- a CDS encoding serine dehydratase subunit alpha family protein, translated as MKNEKLLLDILHDQVVPALGCTEPTAVAYAVAKAKELLGEDIQKLDIYVDRNIMKNGKEVGIPGTNEKGIKVAAALALVIGKSEYKLEVLKEVTNESLNEALKLIDKNIINLKLKKDADGLYIEVIASGKNNTSRVIIKKTHLNIVLLEKNGKEISKDDCDTKIENKASIRDRIREFKIADLKEFVDTVSLDKIEFIDEGIIMNKRMAMDCFKYNLGIGIGNMFKSEKEDIEHYAKAITSAASEARMSGHALPVMSSAGSGNHGLVAILPIAIIGENMNIDHEKIIRSVTLSHLVTIYVKSYTGSLSPVCGCGVAAGVGASAGITYLLGGTIEQIEGDIKNMVAGISGMICDGAKVGCSYKLAISVGAAIDAAKMAMKNIFIPDRDGILSESVENTIQNLARVSNEGMSATDDVILDVMMNSCN; from the coding sequence ATGAAAAATGAAAAATTATTATTAGATATATTGCATGATCAAGTTGTCCCTGCATTAGGATGCACAGAACCAACAGCAGTTGCCTATGCAGTTGCTAAAGCAAAAGAACTGCTTGGAGAAGATATTCAAAAGCTCGATATATATGTTGATAGAAATATAATGAAAAATGGAAAAGAAGTCGGAATACCAGGTACAAACGAAAAAGGTATTAAAGTTGCAGCTGCACTAGCATTAGTTATTGGAAAATCTGAATATAAGCTTGAAGTATTAAAAGAAGTTACAAATGAAAGTCTAAATGAAGCACTTAAATTAATTGATAAAAATATTATAAACCTTAAATTAAAAAAAGATGCAGATGGATTGTATATTGAAGTTATTGCAAGTGGAAAAAATAATACGTCAAGAGTTATAATAAAGAAAACTCATTTAAATATAGTACTTCTTGAGAAAAATGGTAAAGAAATTTCAAAAGATGATTGTGATACAAAAATTGAAAATAAAGCTTCTATAAGAGATAGGATTAGAGAGTTTAAAATTGCAGATTTAAAAGAATTTGTTGATACCGTAAGTCTTGATAAAATAGAATTTATTGATGAAGGAATAATAATGAATAAAAGAATGGCTATGGACTGCTTCAAGTATAACCTTGGTATAGGAATCGGAAATATGTTTAAAAGTGAAAAGGAAGATATAGAACATTATGCAAAAGCTATAACTTCGGCAGCATCTGAGGCTAGAATGTCAGGACATGCACTTCCTGTTATGAGTAGTGCAGGAAGTGGAAATCATGGACTTGTCGCAATACTTCCAATTGCAATAATAGGTGAAAATATGAATATAGACCATGAAAAAATAATAAGAAGTGTTACATTAAGTCATCTTGTCACTATATATGTAAAAAGTTATACAGGTTCTCTGTCGCCTGTATGTGGATGTGGAGTCGCAGCAGGAGTCGGTGCATCAGCAGGAATCACATATTTACTTGGAGGAACAATTGAGCAAATAGAAGGAGACATTAAAAATATGGTTGCTGGTATAAGTGGAATGATATGTGATGGTGCTAAAGTTGGGTGTTCATATAAGTTAGCTATATCAGTAGGCGCAGCTATCGATGCTGCTAAAATGGCTATGAAGAATATATTTATACCAGATAGAGATGGAATATTGTCTGAAAGTGTAGAAAATACAATACAAAATTTGGCAAGAGTATCTAATGAAGGAATGTCTGCAACCGATGATGTTATATTAGATGTAATGATGAATTCATGTAATTAG
- a CDS encoding penicillin-binding transpeptidase domain-containing protein → MANHSMSKIKKPKKRFLHIFIIISIVFLLIIARLGYIMIRMGPKYKAIAEQQQRSEVKINAKRGKILDRNGDELAVNSDAYQIDLDLKTLRETLKDEKMTFNDLSNKLAPILGMQPKDVLKIMNTTLTNGLPASSAVLKRQVDKSQADKVKALNVRGIILSADTKRYYTNDDFLSSVLGRVNLNGDGISGVELAYNKELAGTPGESTYEKDTKGNQLPYENADYVKPINGKDVVLTIDEVIQTYVEDIAQKALTSNNAEAVNVIVMNPGNGEILGMTSKPDINSKDNTLYKVRNVEDSFEPGSIFKVITSACALENNVGINDGYVCNGSLKIGNSVIHCWNWNGHGYESFGDIIKNSCNVGFMELGQKIGKDKLVDFSKKMGIGQKTGIDLPGESAGILRDVSKMNTVDLATMAFGQGVAVTQVQYMAAFNSIANGGTWVRPHIMKSIDHSDYNNKLIQDSKFNNYGKRNVYNSNLAANLRQYLEKVVTEGVGKNAYVDGLDIAGKTGTAQVANPENGGYTEGKYISSFVGMAPASNPKVTVLISIDSPSNGSYYASDTAAPFAKELFSEIFNYISIKGEQQVLQN, encoded by the coding sequence TTGGCAAATCATAGTATGTCTAAAATAAAAAAACCCAAAAAGAGATTTCTACATATTTTTATAATAATTTCTATTGTGTTCTTGCTTATCATAGCGAGACTAGGATATATAATGATAAGAATGGGACCAAAATATAAAGCTATTGCAGAGCAGCAACAGAGAAGTGAGGTAAAAATAAATGCTAAACGGGGAAAAATTCTTGATAGAAATGGAGATGAATTGGCCGTCAATTCGGATGCTTATCAAATTGATTTAGATCTTAAAACACTTAGAGAAACGTTAAAAGATGAAAAAATGACCTTTAATGATCTATCGAATAAACTTGCACCTATACTTGGTATGCAGCCTAAGGATGTTCTCAAGATAATGAATACAACACTTACAAATGGACTGCCAGCAAGTTCTGCGGTTTTAAAAAGGCAGGTTGATAAATCTCAAGCTGATAAAGTTAAGGCTTTGAATGTAAGAGGAATTATATTATCTGCAGATACTAAGAGATATTACACAAATGATGACTTTTTATCAAGTGTACTTGGAAGGGTTAATTTAAACGGAGATGGCATATCCGGTGTGGAACTGGCATATAATAAAGAATTAGCTGGAACACCAGGAGAAAGTACTTATGAAAAAGATACTAAGGGAAATCAACTTCCATATGAGAATGCAGATTATGTAAAGCCTATAAATGGGAAAGATGTAGTCTTGACAATAGATGAAGTTATACAAACGTATGTAGAAGATATTGCACAAAAAGCTTTAACAAGTAATAATGCGGAAGCTGTAAATGTAATAGTGATGAATCCCGGTAATGGTGAAATACTCGGAATGACAAGTAAACCTGATATTAATTCTAAAGATAATACATTATATAAAGTAAGGAATGTAGAGGACAGTTTTGAACCAGGTTCTATTTTTAAGGTAATTACATCAGCTTGTGCATTAGAAAATAATGTAGGCATAAATGATGGTTATGTTTGCAATGGAAGTCTTAAGATAGGAAATTCTGTAATTCACTGCTGGAATTGGAATGGACATGGATATGAAAGTTTTGGGGATATAATTAAAAATTCATGTAATGTTGGTTTTATGGAATTAGGTCAGAAGATAGGAAAAGACAAACTTGTGGATTTTTCAAAAAAGATGGGAATAGGACAAAAAACCGGAATTGATCTTCCTGGAGAATCTGCTGGAATTTTGAGAGATGTCTCTAAAATGAATACTGTAGATTTAGCAACCATGGCATTTGGACAAGGCGTAGCAGTAACTCAGGTTCAATATATGGCTGCATTTAATTCAATTGCAAATGGTGGAACCTGGGTGAGACCTCACATTATGAAAAGTATAGATCATTCTGATTATAATAATAAATTGATTCAGGATAGTAAATTTAATAATTATGGTAAAAGAAATGTATATAATTCAAACCTTGCTGCAAATCTTCGTCAGTATTTAGAAAAGGTTGTTACCGAAGGAGTTGGAAAAAATGCTTATGTAGATGGACTTGACATAGCAGGTAAAACTGGAACAGCGCAGGTTGCAAATCCTGAGAATGGTGGATATACCGAAGGGAAATATATATCTTCTTTTGTAGGTATGGCACCGGCATCAAACCCTAAAGTAACAGTTTTAATAAGCATAGATAGTCCAAGCAATGGAAGTTATTATGCAAGTGATACAGCAGCACCATTTGCTAAAGAATTATTTAGCGAAATTTTTAATTATATTTCAATAAAAGGAGAGCAGCAGGTACTTCAAAATTAA
- a CDS encoding DegV family protein, whose protein sequence is MSKIALVTDSTSDLNEEIIKKFNIKVLPLRIIYKNHEYIDRVNITPDYVYDNLDKEIPHTSLPSINDIEKLFNDLEAQGYTHVIAVCISSGLSGTYNALKLVSQNYANMKITVFDSKALTLGAGAIIIKCGELIEQGKNYDEILEYLPKIRNSISIYYIVDTLTYLIKGGRIGKVSGTVGELLNIKPIISINKDGIYYTYTKVRGKKKALNKLTEIIESILKEYKSRVWVLHGGAEAQAKTLYEHFEKAKNITFLGFGNIGPVAGVHTGPGLIGITIMRELNL, encoded by the coding sequence ATGTCAAAAATTGCTTTGGTAACAGACAGTACATCTGATTTAAATGAAGAAATAATAAAAAAATTTAATATAAAAGTATTGCCTCTAAGAATAATATATAAAAATCATGAATATATAGACAGAGTTAATATAACTCCCGATTATGTGTATGATAATTTAGATAAAGAAATTCCGCACACCTCTCTCCCATCTATAAACGATATAGAAAAACTCTTCAATGACTTAGAGGCTCAAGGGTATACACATGTTATTGCTGTATGTATTTCATCAGGTTTATCAGGCACATACAATGCATTAAAGTTAGTAAGCCAAAATTATGCCAATATGAAAATAACCGTATTTGATTCAAAAGCTTTAACTTTAGGTGCCGGAGCAATAATAATAAAATGTGGTGAATTAATAGAACAGGGAAAAAATTATGATGAAATCTTAGAATATCTCCCTAAAATAAGAAATAGTATATCAATATACTACATAGTAGATACTCTTACCTACCTAATAAAGGGTGGAAGAATAGGAAAAGTTTCTGGTACAGTTGGTGAACTTTTAAATATAAAACCTATAATATCTATAAATAAAGATGGTATATATTATACATATACAAAAGTACGTGGTAAAAAGAAAGCACTAAATAAACTTACTGAAATAATTGAAAGCATACTAAAAGAATATAAGTCTAGAGTTTGGGTGCTTCACGGTGGTGCTGAAGCACAGGCCAAAACACTATATGAACATTTTGAAAAAGCTAAAAATATAACCTTTTTAGGTTTTGGAAATATAGGCCCAGTTGCCGGTGTACATACGGGACCTGGATTGATTGGAATAACTATAATGAGAGAACTAAATTTATAA
- a CDS encoding PLP-dependent aminotransferase family protein, whose translation MKEKFAERMEMGDSKEIDECMAHIMKLTTMKDVISFAGGLPNKEVFPIEEMKQVSKKVLEVYGGLALQYSATEGEKELKEAIANQIMKASGIEADPDCVMVTCGSQQALEFSGRVFLNPGDVVICENPSYVGAITAFKSYKPSFAEVKMDDDGMMMDDLERVLKENPNTKFIYTVPDFQNPTGKTLPLDRRKKMIELADKYDVLILEDNPYGNLRFEGEGLPAIKSFDKNDRVIFLGTFSKIFCPGLRIGWVYADKQALSQYSLVKQSVDLQTNTMAQKEVAMYMKMFDLKANIEKIIDVYRRKRNLMLKAIEENFPKDCNFTKPNGGLFIWVTLPEYMDASKVLEKAMEKKVGFVPGIAFYANGGVRNNFRLNFSNTGDDEILTGIEILGKVLKDYEIN comes from the coding sequence ATGAAGGAGAAGTTTGCTGAGAGGATGGAAATGGGCGATTCTAAAGAAATAGATGAGTGTATGGCCCACATAATGAAGCTTACGACTATGAAAGATGTAATATCTTTTGCAGGAGGACTTCCGAATAAAGAAGTATTTCCGATTGAAGAAATGAAACAAGTAAGCAAAAAGGTTCTCGAAGTATATGGTGGACTTGCATTGCAATACAGTGCAACAGAAGGTGAAAAAGAACTTAAAGAGGCAATTGCAAATCAAATAATGAAGGCTTCAGGTATTGAGGCAGATCCTGATTGTGTAATGGTTACTTGTGGATCACAGCAGGCACTTGAATTTTCAGGAAGGGTTTTCCTTAATCCTGGAGATGTAGTTATATGTGAAAATCCTAGTTATGTTGGGGCAATAACAGCATTCAAATCCTATAAACCAAGTTTTGCTGAAGTTAAAATGGATGATGATGGTATGATGATGGATGACCTTGAAAGAGTGCTTAAAGAAAATCCAAATACAAAGTTTATATACACAGTACCTGATTTTCAAAATCCTACAGGTAAAACTTTACCTCTTGATAGAAGAAAGAAAATGATTGAATTAGCAGATAAATATGATGTACTAATTTTAGAGGATAATCCATATGGGAATTTAAGATTTGAAGGTGAAGGATTACCGGCTATAAAGAGTTTTGACAAAAATGACAGGGTTATTTTTCTTGGAACATTTTCAAAAATATTTTGTCCCGGACTCAGGATTGGTTGGGTTTATGCCGACAAGCAAGCATTAAGTCAATATAGTTTAGTTAAACAATCTGTTGATCTTCAGACAAATACTATGGCTCAAAAAGAAGTTGCCATGTATATGAAAATGTTTGATTTAAAAGCAAATATAGAGAAGATCATTGATGTATATAGGAGAAAGAGAAATTTAATGCTAAAAGCAATAGAAGAAAATTTTCCGAAAGATTGTAATTTTACAAAACCAAATGGTGGACTTTTTATATGGGTAACATTACCTGAGTATATGGATGCATCAAAAGTGCTTGAAAAGGCTATGGAAAAAAAGGTAGGATTTGTACCGGGGATTGCTTTCTATGCAAATGGTGGAGTAAGAAATAATTTCAGGCTTAATTTTTCAAATACTGGGGATGATGAAATTTTAACAGGCATTGAAATATTAGGAAAAGTTTTAAAAGATTATGAGATCAATTAA
- a CDS encoding transporter substrate-binding domain-containing protein, with protein MKKFKISALLITCLMTISLFAGCTSSNNTSNSKSTDNSLQKVKDAGKFTIGLDDSYPPMEFRDDKSNLVGFDIDLGNALAKKIGVKLEVTTTDFNGIVLALKSGKFDAIISSLSMTQERKKEIDFVGPYVDGGQIIVTRKNDDSIKTKSDLKGKILSAQLGSTGDQAAKKVEGAKTVKEYDKVTEAFHDLAIGRTDALIVDGQVGGYYVKKDSDKYKILNERLTKEPIGIGIKKEDKELKKSLQKALDELKSDGTLSKLSIKWFGYDIYKMK; from the coding sequence ATGAAAAAATTCAAAATATCTGCTTTATTAATAACTTGTTTAATGACTATTTCATTATTTGCAGGTTGCACAAGCAGCAATAATACTAGCAATTCTAAATCAACTGATAATTCACTTCAAAAGGTTAAAGATGCAGGAAAATTTACAATAGGGTTGGATGATTCTTATCCGCCAATGGAATTTAGAGATGACAAGAGTAATTTAGTTGGCTTTGATATAGATTTGGGCAATGCCCTTGCTAAAAAAATAGGAGTTAAACTTGAAGTTACTACTACGGATTTTAATGGAATTGTATTAGCACTTAAATCCGGGAAATTCGATGCTATTATTTCATCATTGAGTATGACTCAAGAGAGAAAAAAAGAGATAGATTTTGTAGGACCATACGTTGATGGTGGACAGATAATTGTAACAAGAAAAAATGATGATTCAATAAAAACTAAATCTGATTTAAAGGGGAAAATATTATCAGCACAATTAGGATCCACAGGTGATCAGGCAGCAAAGAAAGTTGAGGGAGCTAAAACTGTTAAAGAATATGATAAGGTAACAGAAGCATTTCATGATCTAGCGATTGGAAGAACTGATGCGTTAATAGTAGATGGTCAAGTTGGTGGATATTATGTTAAAAAAGATAGTGATAAATACAAAATATTAAATGAAAGACTTACTAAAGAACCTATAGGAATAGGTATAAAGAAAGAAGATAAGGAACTCAAGAAATCCCTTCAAAAAGCATTAGATGAACTTAAATCTGATGGAACATTATCAAAACTTTCAATTAAATGGTTCGGGTACGATATATACAAAATGAAATAA